In Monodelphis domestica isolate mMonDom1 chromosome 4, mMonDom1.pri, whole genome shotgun sequence, one DNA window encodes the following:
- the monDomV1R1232 gene encoding vomeronasal 1 receptor monDomV1R1232 (The RefSeq protein has 1 substitution compared to this genomic sequence), with amino-acid sequence MSLYDTVLGIIFLSQTGVGVLGNSSFLCFYVFSSPRSRLLDPILVQLTLTNTIVLLSKGCPLVNFYFGDVYFLGSLGCKMVFYFQRMSRGLAVCTTCLLSIFQAVTISPSSSRLAKHKVRVLKLINPSCLLCWIFNIIIEVNVPLHMTGSRRINSSHTGEIQVLYCYREKMLKEKIILPSLRDILCVGGMVWASSYIIVLLYKHQRKVQHIHHMSLSQKTSPEIRATQTILLLLSIFVSAYCISCSFALYKVYGTHSGDWLVVMSIFTALCFPTISPFLLIHRDTQIFRSCCASWQKPSLHS; translated from the coding sequence ATGTCTCTCTATGACACAGTCCTAGGGATCATCTTCCTTTCTCAGACTGGAGTTGGGGTCCTGGGCAACTCCTCATTCCTCTGCTTTTATGTCTTTAGCAGCCACAGGTCAAGGCTATTGGACCCCATTCTGGTCCAACTAACACTGACTAACACCATAGTGCTCCTCTCTAAAGGATGCCCACTAGTAAATTTCTATTTTGGGGATGTTTATTTCCTGGGAAGCCTAGGCTGTAAAATGGTATTTTACTTCCAAAGGATGAGCCGGGGCCTTGCCGTCTGTACCACGTGTCTCCTGAGCATCTTTCAGGCTGTCACTATTAGTCCCAGCAGCTCCAGGTTGGCCAAACACAAAGTCAGAGTTCTGAAGCTCATCAACCCTTcgtgtctcctttgctggatattCAACATAATCATAGAAGTAAACGTGCCCTTACACATGACAGGATCAAGGAGGATCAACAGTAGCCACACAGGGGAAATTCAAGTCCTTTATTGCTACAGGGAAAAGATGTTAAAGGAGAAGATCATCCTGCCCTCCCTGCGAGACATCCTTTGTGTTGGAGGCATGGTCTGGGCAAGCAGCTACATAATAGTTCTGCTGTACAAACATCAACGGAAAGTCCAGCACATTCATCACATGAGTCTCTCCCAAAAGACTTCTCCGGAGATCAGGGCCACCCAAACCATCCTGCTGCTGCTGAGCATCTTTGTTTCTGCTTACTGCATCAGCTGTAGCTTTGCACTGTACAAAGTATACGGGACTCATTCTGGTGACTGGCTGGTGGTCATGTCTATTTTCACTGCCTTGTGTTTCCCAACCATCAGCCCCTTTTTGCTGATTCACAGGGACACTCAGATCTTCAGGTCCTGCTGTGCCTCCTGGCAGAAGCCAAGTCTCCATTCGTAG